taggagatacacacatgtgagacaaagtagcctgctggacgcttatgttttggaacatgctgtgctaaagataacctgctgttagaactgctgaattgtgtttaagattgtatataagcagggggactgcccccctgccttcagagttgtcatgcttgaatgagactctcgtgtctgtgtctgtctttgtcctatttatatatatttatatttttgtaataaattaatcatttaaccacgtctgagtcctcatccatttccagaaaatttctACGACAATAGTAAATTCTTCACTCATGTCAGGTGTATTTCCGAGTgcattaaaaactgcagttgtgaagcctatcttgaaaaagaaaactctagATGCAAACTTGTTGAATAATTATAGACCAATTTTTAATCTACCCTTCAAGGTAATTATGCACTTTCTgtccacaaatagctgtctagaccaatttcagtctggcttccgacctaatcatagtactgagactgcactcattagggttatcaatgacattcgggtaaatacagactcaggaaacatgtctgttctactactgctcgatctcagcgctgcctttgacaccattgaccacaAAATTCTCATAGATAGACTTGAGAACTGGGTTGGACTCTCAGGAACTGTCCTAAAATGGTTCATACCttatggggtagtctgcgagattaagcactagatctggaattttctgtcttgaggccttagggcccaggaggagaacttctgtcttgttctcattaagttggaggaagtttagagacatccagcttttaatatctcttacacaggcctcaatttttcctaaattgAGCTTGTCGTCATGTGGGAGTAGCGTTTCAGGCAAGCCtgctggttctcgtttccgagagtaaatatgcactatttactgaaattcgtactattttattatttagaacattcctttattgttagaattaatattaattatacatttttatatattagatattatatttttatatattatatataaattagacttgcctttatttataaattctgtatatttacatatttcagTATAAGAATGTCTAGAAATCCAGTTTGCAATCTGCAATCTAGAAATAAACTGTACCAAAATCATACCATTGCAAGCACTGTTTTtattatacaataaaaaaagaacaataataaaaagacAATTCTGGCGTCCACATCTGAAGCTGTGGAATTGATGTGGACGGTGCTCACGGCTTGAGAGCGGGCAGTTTGAGGGCGGGCAGTTTGGTGCTAGGCGACAGGGCCGGGAGGGGCGGAGAAAGGCCTTGGCCACGAAGCTTCAGCCTCTCGATCTTGGGTCGCCGTAACTGGATCTTCTGCTCGGTCTTGTCCTCCGAGGTCAGCTGCGTAACTGCCCTCTCTGCCATTGCTGTGGTCACAGGGTGACAACGAATCAAAAAGTAAGATACTGGAAGGGGGGAGTTTTTATATAAGCAGCCTTTGACTGTTACGCTGCTAATAATACAGCCATATAAATAGCACCTTCCAGTGTTGAAAAGACATCCTTGAATTATGCCGCTAATACAAAGTATGAGAAAGTCTTAGTATGTGTAGGATGAGAGAAATGTTAGTTGTAAGAACTACATTGGTCATAACAAAGCAGCTGTCTGCCCCCATTTTTTTCCACTTACTCTTGCGTATAGAAGGTGAAGTCACTCCTGGAGTTACTGATTCCTGGTCTTTAGGCCCATGCGGTTCATGAAGCCCATTAAAGACCAGTCATCTCTGGTAGGGGAGGTGTTGTGCTGCAGGCTCTTAAGGGGGACCCCGTTGGCTTCATTCTGCTGCAATGTGGTCAACCTcgtggtctctgtctcctccaccttctgctgCAGTGTGATGGACATTGTggtctctttctcctccaccttctgctgCAGTGTGGTGGACTTTGTGGtgtctttctcttctccctGATTGGGAACAACAATGATGGAGCAGTCAGTGGCTGAAGTGGTCTTGCTGTGTGACTTTGGAAAGGGCCGCGTCCTGATGCGTCGGACCAACTGATTCTGGAGATTTTTTCTCAGTCTGTTCTTCAATTTTCTTGTGAAGGCCACGATCTTGGAAATATTTGGCCTACCCCGAACAGCTCGGTTTGAGAGATGCAGTTGCTTCGAGCATATTGGAAGCTCTCCTGCCGGAGAGGGTGTAGCTCTCtcctgtgctgtgtttttttgAGTGCTCTCCTCATGCATGCCTCCCAGGCCAGGTGAGTCCTTTACCGCACAAGTTCTCCATGATGTTGGTGTCTGCAGGTTCTTGCCTTTTTTGTCACCTGAGTCACCTTTACTTGGTTTGGGTCCAAGCTCATGGAAAACCTGGATGGACTGCGCCAATTGTTGAACAAGTTTCTTTCTACTTGTCTGGCTCACCTCAGTGGGCCCAGCGTTTGTGGCAGCGGATGTTCCTGAGGTGAcctgtttcctgttttttcCCTTTCCCTGGATGGTCCTGGCAACAGCCTGTTCAGCATCTGCCCTCTTTTTTTTACTCTCATTCTTATTATTGGcacctttctctttctttctcttactAATCTGCCTCTTCCCTGCATCTTTCCTCTCATGTTCTACTGGACTCTTACTCTCACATCTCAAATCTTCTCTGTTGTTCTCTTGGCTGCtggccttcctcttcctcttgctgtgtgcatgtgatgATTCAGGGTCTCCCACCATCACTGACGTCTTAGGGACTCCGAGTTCTGTGACGTCCTTTCCTGTGGTCCAGTCATTGTCTTTATGACCTAATCTCTTATGTTGAGGTGAATTGCAGGACCCTTCTTCCTCTATCATCTTTCTGAGTCTGGCTTCAAAGTTCCCAGGATCATACACatcaaaacttattttacgctTTGCCTGGTCTGTCCTGCTCtcctcctgtttcctgagtgGGACAAAAGTGCTCTGTGGGCTGGGCATGGTCTGGAGCTGCTGACTCTGGCCAAAGGCTGAGTGGGGGAGTCCTCCTAGAACCATCAGGTTTGGTTGTGGGTAATTCCCATAATACGTCCACGGAGACACCAGTGGGGGAACCACACCTCCAAATGTTGGGATGTGTCCTATCCAACAGAAATACTGGCATTGTAAtattgtgttttcacaaatttaAGGTGGATGCATTGTTGAATACAAACGTATATactttaaaacatttacattgaaAGTTAGCATCTTAGGATATGTGTTTCTTAGTCAGTTTTGATCTTTGTAATGTTATTATTAAGGCTTCGTAAGAAATGTTAACCTACCAGCAGCTCTGACAGGATGGACTGGAATGTTCTGGACAGGGttacccatgaatagtccatttcctgttcacaaattatattgattcttaaattatatccagtcatcttacaacagttctCAGGacacttattttttttaatagatAAGAATTActatttgcagggttgccaactctcacgcattgagcgtgagacacacgcatttaaccgtcttcacacgctctcacgccacacatccgatttctcacgctgaaaaaaaatctagtttatttacctctgaacaGTCCTGCACGGATCCGTTTTTTGAGACCCGCacccacccatatccgcagagtacagcacccacccacccgcgaacccgtggttcaaagttaaatctgtacccgcccggacccgttaatatttTACCCATTACCCACCCGTacccgtgaaaaatcacacaaatcgaaagtattgctatagagcactttattttacaatgcgcctctgaaaaaacgtcagtacaacacaaaataaaatctaatgttgcggtgcaggaacagtaggctattcctatctaaaagtagcaactggtaaaacgcaagaaaatgtatgtagccaaccggtgccataacacaatgcaaaacgagagggaacaaatgccagtataacaactaaataaaatcgcataggttcacaGTGGTAGTAGTTTCCTATCTGCTGTGGTGGGAGCAGCACGCTaagttctctctcctcatttttctttgttctagcacggccacccatttagctttgaaaccaccaagcaagctacaataaatgcccggtactgcgttataaccagcctctgctcatgtttccgctggaaaagaaccgaagtttgggtattaccccagaacgggtgaagagtaaagttcagcccgctctggccaacggagctacggtataagtaagctcccctgagcttcgccaccaccatcgggaggcgctaatcaggcaaaaggtaacactatgttcattacgtagcaaataaaagcctactaaaaatgaccACATATTCATGTGCTACCCACccgtatttaacttacccgcccgcatacccacccgtaaaattgcggtatgtgtaaaacccacccgtttcagcatattacccgacccggtgcaggactctacctctgatccatatgattcaatgagttactagttcgctctggcgccaaccactggcgatcgatcgatcgcgatataatacttaatttgtatccgttttacaccccgcccggtgaCAATTTAACCCGccacccgtcaacaacttacgttcgcaaccccgtcaataatttacactcgaccCCCCCTCcaagttcaaatctcactccaagtgaagttcagaagttggcaaccctgtatttgtcattttacAAAAGAAGAATACGTGAAAT
The window above is part of the Brachyhypopomus gauderio isolate BG-103 chromosome 9, BGAUD_0.2, whole genome shotgun sequence genome. Proteins encoded here:
- the LOC143522528 gene encoding uncharacterized protein LOC143522528, which codes for MSFDDNHLLYTGNGLFMGNPVQNIPVHPVRAAGHIPTFGGVVPPLVSPWTYYGNYPQPNLMVLGGLPHSAFGQSQQLQTMPSPQSTFVPLRKQEESRTDQAKRKISFDVYDPGNFEARLRKMIEEEGSCNSPQHKRLGHKDNDWTTGKDVTELGVPKTSVMVGDPESSHAHSKRKRKASSQENNREDLRCESKSPVEHERKDAGKRQISKRKKEKGANNKNESKKKRADAEQAVARTIQGKGKNRKQVTSGTSAATNAGPTEVSQTSRKKLVQQLAQSIQVFHELGPKPSKGDSGDKKGKNLQTPTSWRTCAVKDSPGLGGMHEESTQKNTAQERATPSPAGELPICSKQLHLSNRAVRGRPNISKIVAFTRKLKNRLRKNLQNQLVRRIRTRPFPKSHSKTTSATDCSIIVVPNQGEEKDTTKSTTLQQKVEEKETTMSITLQQKVEETETTRLTTLQQNEANGVPLKSLQHNTSPTRDDWSLMGFMNRMGLKTRNQ